A region from the Anomaloglossus baeobatrachus isolate aAnoBae1 chromosome 11, aAnoBae1.hap1, whole genome shotgun sequence genome encodes:
- the LOC142256084 gene encoding fish-egg lectin-like — protein MVQNVFLITQDGTMHLILGLLLLCSGAAAAGLQCTDVPGNLKQVDAGDGQVYGVNSNDDIYQWVDNAWKQIPGKLIHVSVGPGGIWGVNRGNAIYKWQDNTWVAVAGSLKQIDAGGEKFVSGANLWDWIYCLNQVDTLSRGTVLPFIQLEGGLKYFTCGLNGCWGVNAANNIYYRYDVQPNACKGSRWVQIAGSLVMVEVATDGSVFGVNSNGMVYKRDGISADNPIGTSWTQLDLSGKFRHVTYDQGVLWLLAENGAISKCENVKVRTPSICF, from the exons ATGGTGCAGAACGTGTTCCTCATCACACAAGACGGCACCATGCACCTAATCCTCGGTCTATTGCTGCTGTGCtccggagccgccgctgcag GGCTGCAGTGCACGGACGTCCCTGGGAACCTGAAGCAGGTGGACGCCGGCGACGGTCAGGTGTATGGGGTCAACTCCAATGACGATATTTACCAATGGGTGGACAACGCCTGGAAGCAGATTCCTGGAAAACTGATCCACGTGTCGGTGGGTCCAGGTGGAATCTGGGGGGTCAACAGGGGGAACGCCATCTACAAGTGGCAGGACAACACCTGGGTGGCGGTAGCAG GAAGTCTGAAGCAGATAGATGCTGGTGGGGAAAAATTTGTGTCTGGAGCTAATTTATGGGATTGGATTTACTGCCTGAACCAGGTGGACACACTCTCCAGGGGTACCGTGCTGCCCTTTATCCAGCTAGAAGGGGGTCTGAAATACTTCACCTGTGGTCTTAATGGCTGCTGGGGTGTGAACGCTGCCAATAACATCTATTACCGCTATGATGTGCAACCCAACGCCTGCAAAGGAAGTCGATGGGTGCAGATAGCCGGCAGTTTGGTCATGGTGGAGGTTGCCACTGATGGTTCTGTATTCGGCGTGAACTCCAATGGAATGGTGTATAAAAG GGACGGGATCTCGGCTGACAATCCTATTGGAACCTCTTGGACCCAGTTGGATCTTAGCGGCAAATTCCGACATGTGACTTATGATCAGGGCGTCTTGTGGCTTCTCGCGGAGAACGGAGCCATCTCTAAATGTGAAAATGTGAAAGTCCGCACTCCCTCAATCTGTTTTTAG